A portion of the Leifsonia sp. EB41 genome contains these proteins:
- a CDS encoding ATP-dependent Clp protease proteolytic subunit, with amino-acid sequence MRTRQNHATNADPRSQDDAMTTPETFSPVQRLLEERIVFLGTEVNDESAGEVCAQLLLLDSIASDRDIFLYINSPGGSITAGFAVYDTMNFVRADVSTVALGFAASMGQFLLSSGAPGKRFALPNSSIVMHQPHGGFGGTSADIQTQAKQILHFKRRMAELTSEQTGKTVEQIIEDGDRDRWFTADEARDYGFVDEVIGSTRALAS; translated from the coding sequence ATTCGCACACGGCAGAACCACGCGACAAACGCCGACCCCCGGTCGCAGGATGACGCCATGACCACTCCTGAGACCTTCTCCCCCGTGCAGCGGCTGCTGGAGGAGCGCATCGTGTTCCTCGGCACCGAAGTGAACGACGAGTCGGCCGGCGAGGTCTGCGCGCAGCTCCTGCTGCTCGACTCCATCGCCTCCGATCGCGACATCTTCCTCTACATCAACTCGCCGGGCGGCTCCATCACCGCGGGGTTCGCCGTCTACGACACGATGAACTTCGTCCGCGCCGACGTGTCGACCGTCGCGCTGGGCTTCGCGGCCTCGATGGGGCAGTTCCTGCTGTCGTCCGGCGCGCCGGGCAAAAGGTTTGCGCTCCCGAACTCGTCCATCGTGATGCACCAGCCGCACGGAGGCTTCGGCGGCACGAGCGCGGACATCCAGACCCAGGCGAAGCAGATCCTCCACTTCAAGCGCAGGATGGCCGAACTGACCAGCGAGCAGACCGGCAAGACGGTCGAGCAGATCATCGAGGACGGTGACCGCGACCGCTGGTTCACCGCCGACGAGGCCAGGGACTACGGCTTCGTGGACGAGGTCATCGGCTCGACGCGGGCGCTCGCCAGCTGA
- a CDS encoding RES domain-containing protein, translated as MFVYRVIAYDPAAKAGNSGSPTYVYPRQTSGRWDNFPEYMTIYVSSSAEAAIGETFGRHPEWGDSMLDVRFTPGARYALARYSMNDDTPIVTLDDAATLLSRGMRPTQVVIRNVPYTQSVALNIFRERAASGERRWAGISWWSFWKPIWPVTAVWFEKHEDFPLALVDVEPLHLAHPAMLEAAKSLVRVIV; from the coding sequence ATGTTCGTCTACCGCGTCATCGCGTACGACCCTGCCGCGAAGGCAGGCAACTCTGGCAGTCCGACGTACGTTTACCCTCGCCAGACATCGGGCCGGTGGGACAACTTCCCCGAGTACATGACTATCTATGTGTCCTCGTCAGCGGAGGCAGCGATAGGTGAAACATTCGGACGACACCCCGAGTGGGGCGACTCCATGCTCGACGTGCGGTTCACGCCCGGCGCGCGTTACGCGCTCGCCCGCTACTCGATGAACGACGACACTCCCATTGTCACTCTCGACGATGCTGCAACGCTATTGAGTCGCGGCATGCGACCAACGCAGGTCGTCATCCGAAACGTGCCTTACACCCAGTCTGTCGCGCTCAACATCTTCCGAGAACGAGCCGCGTCCGGCGAGCGCCGTTGGGCGGGAATCTCGTGGTGGTCCTTCTGGAAACCAATTTGGCCAGTCACGGCCGTCTGGTTCGAGAAGCACGAAGACTTTCCCCTCGCCCTCGTCGACGTCGAACCGCTCCATCTCGCGCATCCGGCGATGCTCGAGGCCGCGAAATCGCTCGTTCGGGTCATCGTCTGA
- a CDS encoding inositol monophosphatase family protein — MPTPNELLEIATTVARRAAALALQRRRDGVEIAASKSTITDIVTRADREAEDLIRGALEASRPRDGFLGEESGGERGSSGLTWVVDPIDGTVNYFYDIPAWAVSVAVVEGDPDPATWRTLAGAVVNPSTGEVFTAAAGGGARLNGEPIRVNEGVELPLALVGTGFGYDPEIRRKQAAFVTELIPRVRDVRRIGAASLDLCSVACGRLDAYYERGLNPWDHAAGALIAQEAGATVGGLDGAPAGKALLLAAAPGLYAQLDPLVQEYYQRWE; from the coding sequence ATGCCCACCCCCAACGAACTGCTCGAGATCGCCACCACCGTCGCGCGTCGCGCGGCCGCTCTCGCGTTGCAGCGGCGGCGGGACGGGGTGGAGATCGCGGCCTCCAAGTCGACCATCACCGACATCGTCACGCGCGCCGACCGGGAGGCCGAGGACCTGATCCGCGGCGCGCTGGAGGCGTCGCGGCCGCGGGACGGGTTCCTCGGGGAGGAGTCCGGCGGCGAGCGGGGGAGCAGCGGGCTCACCTGGGTGGTCGACCCGATCGACGGGACGGTCAACTACTTCTACGACATCCCGGCCTGGGCGGTCAGCGTCGCTGTCGTGGAGGGCGACCCCGATCCGGCGACGTGGCGGACGCTGGCCGGGGCGGTCGTGAATCCGTCGACCGGGGAGGTGTTCACGGCGGCCGCGGGAGGTGGCGCGCGGTTGAACGGCGAGCCGATCCGGGTCAATGAGGGGGTGGAGTTGCCGCTCGCGCTCGTCGGGACCGGGTTCGGGTACGACCCGGAGATCCGGCGCAAGCAGGCGGCGTTCGTGACCGAGCTGATCCCGCGGGTGCGCGATGTCCGGCGGATCGGGGCGGCCTCCCTCGACTTGTGCTCCGTCGCGTGCGGGCGGCTCGACGCCTACTACGAGCGCGGGCTGAACCCGTGGGATCACGCGGCCGGCGCGCTCATTGCGCAGGAGGCGGGGGCGACGGTCGGCGGGCTGGATGGCGCTCCGGCAGGGAAGGCGCTGCTGCTCGCGGCGGCGCCCGGGCTGTACGCGCAGCTCGACCCGCTGGTGCAGGAGTACTACCAGCGCTGGGAGTGA
- a CDS encoding M23 family metallopeptidase: MPQTPTRRELRQREQAAQRAREPRFGRGVSTLAMLSVLGIAVATTVPAMALLTEDQVRARTASAPFSGAPATEREVQALDSITPAEREAIVRDGGAATSGEQLAALRSMRIADTFRNNPAGAIQWPFPVGVPITSGFGPRAAPTEGASTNHLGVDFAPGDGVPIQIIADGVVREVVTGDRGGCGVNVTIDHLIDGRLISSKYCHMQTGSVRVAEGQQVRVADIVGRVGNTGVSTGPHLHLEIRLDGTEPVDPVAWLRANA, encoded by the coding sequence GTGCCCCAGACCCCGACCCGCCGCGAGCTCCGGCAGCGTGAGCAGGCGGCCCAGCGGGCACGCGAGCCGCGCTTCGGCCGCGGGGTGAGCACGCTCGCGATGCTCTCGGTCCTCGGGATCGCGGTCGCGACCACGGTCCCGGCGATGGCGCTCCTGACCGAGGACCAGGTCCGTGCGCGCACCGCCTCGGCCCCGTTCTCCGGCGCTCCGGCCACGGAGCGGGAGGTCCAGGCGCTCGACAGCATCACTCCGGCGGAGCGGGAGGCCATCGTCCGCGACGGCGGCGCGGCGACCTCCGGCGAGCAGCTCGCCGCGCTGCGCTCGATGCGGATCGCGGACACGTTCCGCAACAACCCGGCGGGGGCCATCCAGTGGCCGTTCCCGGTTGGCGTGCCGATCACCTCGGGGTTCGGGCCGCGCGCCGCACCGACCGAGGGGGCCTCCACGAACCACCTCGGGGTGGACTTCGCGCCGGGCGACGGCGTGCCCATCCAGATCATCGCCGACGGCGTGGTGCGGGAGGTCGTGACCGGCGACCGCGGCGGCTGCGGCGTGAATGTCACGATCGACCACCTGATCGACGGACGGCTGATCAGCAGCAAGTACTGCCACATGCAGACGGGGTCGGTGCGGGTCGCCGAGGGTCAGCAGGTGCGGGTGGCCGACATCGTGGGCAGGGTGGGGAACACCGGGGTGTCGACGGGGCCGCATCTGCACCTCGAGATTCGGCTGGACGGCACGGAGCCGGTCGATCCGGTGGCGTGGCTGCGGGCCAACGCGTAG
- a CDS encoding FAD-dependent oxidoreductase: protein MTKLRLAIVGAGPAGIYAADILLKAERGFDVSIDLFEALPAPYGLVRYGVAPDHPRIKGIITALREVLDRGDIRIFGNVTYGVDITLDDLKRHYNAVIFATGAVHDSDLDIPGIDLGGSYGAADFVSWFDGHPDVPRTWPLEAKSVAVIGNGNVALDVSRILAKHADDLLPTEIPDNVYDILKESPVTDVHVFGRRGPAQVKFTPLELRELGELRDVDMILYEEDFEYDEHSKDAIASNKQVMVIDRVLQQWRQREVGAASRRLHLHFYAKPLEVLADEDGNVRAYRYERTESDGAGGVRGTGEVREVEIQALYRAVGYFGSPLPGIPFDKKHGVIPNHEGQVLRNRDNERMYGVYATGWIKRGPVGLIGHTKSDAMETIKHVINDQGNWWSPASPSEESVENLLRERGVEYTNLNGWHNLDAHEQALGAERGRARIKVVPREDMLRASNGAAVEAAAE from the coding sequence ATGACCAAACTGCGACTGGCGATCGTCGGCGCCGGCCCGGCCGGGATCTACGCCGCTGACATCCTGCTCAAGGCGGAGCGCGGCTTCGACGTCTCGATAGACCTGTTCGAGGCCCTGCCCGCGCCGTACGGGCTGGTGCGCTACGGCGTCGCCCCCGACCACCCGCGCATCAAGGGAATCATCACCGCGCTGCGCGAGGTGCTCGACCGCGGCGACATCCGGATCTTCGGGAACGTCACCTACGGCGTCGACATCACGCTCGACGACCTGAAGCGCCATTACAACGCGGTGATCTTCGCCACCGGCGCGGTGCACGACTCCGACCTCGACATCCCGGGCATCGACCTCGGCGGCTCGTACGGAGCGGCCGACTTCGTGAGCTGGTTCGATGGCCACCCCGATGTGCCCCGCACGTGGCCGCTGGAGGCGAAGTCGGTCGCGGTGATCGGCAACGGCAACGTCGCGCTCGACGTCTCGCGCATCCTCGCGAAGCACGCGGACGACCTGCTGCCGACGGAGATCCCGGACAACGTCTACGACATCCTGAAGGAGTCGCCCGTCACCGACGTGCACGTCTTCGGACGCCGCGGCCCTGCGCAGGTGAAGTTCACCCCGCTGGAGCTGCGCGAGCTCGGCGAGCTGCGCGACGTCGACATGATCCTCTACGAGGAGGACTTCGAGTACGACGAGCACTCCAAGGACGCCATCGCGAGCAACAAGCAGGTGATGGTCATCGACCGCGTGCTGCAGCAGTGGCGGCAGCGCGAGGTGGGCGCGGCCTCCCGCCGGCTGCATCTGCACTTCTACGCCAAGCCGCTGGAGGTGCTCGCCGACGAGGACGGGAACGTGCGGGCGTACCGCTACGAGCGCACCGAGTCCGACGGCGCCGGCGGCGTGCGCGGCACCGGCGAGGTCCGGGAAGTGGAGATCCAGGCGCTCTACCGCGCGGTCGGCTACTTCGGGTCGCCGCTGCCAGGCATCCCGTTCGACAAGAAGCACGGCGTCATCCCGAACCACGAGGGCCAGGTGCTGCGCAACCGCGATAACGAGCGGATGTACGGCGTGTATGCGACGGGGTGGATCAAGCGGGGCCCGGTGGGCCTCATCGGTCACACCAAGTCGGATGCGATGGAGACGATCAAGCATGTGATCAACGATCAGGGCAACTGGTGGTCTCCCGCTTCCCCCTCCGAGGAATCTGTGGAGAACCTGCTGCGCGAACGTGGTGTGGAGTACACGAATCTGAACGGCTGGCACAACCTCGACGCACACGAGCAGGCGCTCGGCGCCGAGCGCGGCCGCGCCCGGATCAAGGTCGTCCCGCGCGAGGACATGCTGCGCGCGTCGAACGGCGCCGCGGTGGAGGCGGCGGCGGAGTAG
- a CDS encoding helix-turn-helix domain-containing protein has product MLMRHAIGSVLRRLRTERGATLRELSETSRISIPYLSEIERGRKEASSEILAALCRVLDVTEGELLSEVVAEFARVEVLSLVPERVHAATTVDEHAVSDVAQPVLLAA; this is encoded by the coding sequence ATGTTGATGCGGCACGCGATCGGCTCCGTGCTCCGCCGGTTGCGGACGGAGCGGGGCGCGACGCTGCGCGAGCTCTCCGAGACCTCGCGCATCAGCATCCCGTACCTGTCGGAGATCGAACGCGGCCGCAAGGAGGCCTCGTCGGAGATCCTCGCCGCGCTGTGCCGCGTGCTCGACGTGACGGAGGGGGAGCTGCTGTCGGAGGTGGTGGCGGAGTTCGCGCGCGTCGAGGTGCTGAGCCTGGTCCCGGAGCGGGTCCATGCGGCGACGACGGTGGACGAGCATGCGGTCTCCGACGTCGCGCAGCCGGTGCTGCTGGCCGCCTGA
- a CDS encoding YajQ family cyclic di-GMP-binding protein, with protein MADSSFDVVSKVDKMEADNAVNQARKEVEQRYDFKNVGASVEWSGEKVLLKGNTEERVKAVLEVLESKFIKRGITLKSLDTGKPYPSGKEFRIEVGLKDGIEQDAAKKINKLIRDEAPKSVKSQIQGDELRVSSKSRDDLQATMALLKGADLDVALQFVNFR; from the coding sequence GTGGCAGACTCCTCATTCGACGTCGTCAGCAAGGTCGACAAGATGGAGGCGGACAACGCCGTCAACCAGGCCCGCAAGGAGGTCGAGCAGCGCTACGACTTCAAGAACGTCGGCGCCTCGGTCGAGTGGAGCGGCGAGAAAGTGCTGCTCAAGGGCAACACCGAGGAGCGGGTGAAGGCCGTGCTCGAGGTCCTCGAGTCCAAGTTCATCAAGCGCGGCATCACGCTCAAGTCGCTCGACACCGGCAAGCCGTACCCGTCGGGCAAGGAGTTCCGCATCGAGGTCGGCCTGAAGGACGGCATCGAGCAGGACGCCGCCAAGAAGATCAACAAGCTGATCCGCGACGAGGCGCCCAAGAGCGTCAAGTCGCAGATCCAGGGCGACGAGCTCCGCGTCAGCTCAAAGAGCCGGGACGACCTCCAGGCGACAATGGCCCTCTTGAAAGGCGCCGACCTGGACGTGGCCCTGCAGTTCGTGAACTTCCGCTGA
- a CDS encoding aldo/keto reductase: MTSPRRAIGTSDLQVFPLSLGGNVFGWTADRDTSFAVLDAYTAAGGNFVDTADGYSAWVPGNTGGDSERILGEWFAARGRRDDVVLATKVSQHPDFKGLAAENVRRAADASLERLQSDYIDLYYAHFDDQSVPLEETVAALSGLVDAGKVRHIAISNYSPERIEEWFAITEREGLHRAVALQPHYNLVERAYEEKYRPIVEREGLGVMPYFALAAGFLTGKYRDGVTVDSPRAGGAAKYLDETGRSVLAVLDEVSAAHGVSVATTALAWLAAQPTITAPIASARTLEQLPDLLASVDLVLTADELDALDGASEAAKAA, encoded by the coding sequence ATGACTTCACCGCGCCGCGCCATCGGAACCTCCGACCTCCAGGTCTTCCCTCTCTCACTGGGCGGAAACGTCTTCGGCTGGACGGCCGACCGCGACACGTCCTTCGCTGTGCTCGACGCCTACACGGCTGCGGGCGGCAACTTCGTGGACACCGCGGACGGCTACTCGGCCTGGGTGCCGGGCAACACCGGCGGCGACTCGGAGCGCATCCTCGGCGAGTGGTTCGCGGCCCGCGGCCGACGCGACGACGTCGTGCTCGCGACCAAGGTCAGCCAGCACCCCGACTTCAAGGGCCTTGCCGCTGAGAACGTCCGCCGCGCCGCCGACGCCTCCCTCGAGCGCCTGCAGAGCGACTACATCGACCTCTACTACGCGCACTTCGACGACCAGTCGGTGCCGCTGGAGGAGACCGTAGCCGCACTCTCGGGCCTCGTGGACGCGGGCAAGGTCCGCCACATCGCCATCTCGAACTACTCCCCGGAGCGCATCGAAGAGTGGTTCGCAATCACCGAGCGCGAGGGCCTCCACCGCGCGGTCGCTCTGCAGCCGCACTACAACCTGGTCGAGCGCGCCTACGAGGAGAAGTACCGCCCGATCGTCGAGCGCGAGGGCCTCGGGGTGATGCCGTACTTCGCGCTCGCAGCGGGCTTCCTGACCGGCAAGTACCGCGACGGCGTGACCGTCGACAGCCCCCGCGCCGGCGGCGCCGCCAAGTACCTGGACGAGACCGGCCGGAGCGTGCTCGCCGTCCTGGACGAGGTCTCCGCCGCGCACGGCGTCTCGGTCGCCACCACCGCGCTCGCCTGGCTCGCGGCCCAGCCGACCATCACCGCGCCGATCGCGAGCGCCCGCACGCTGGAGCAGCTCCCCGACCTCCTGGCCTCGGTGGACCTCGTGCTGACGGCGGACGAGCTGGACGCGCTCGACGGCGCCTCGGAGGCCGCCAAGGCCGCGTGA
- a CDS encoding glycoside hydrolase family 13 protein, whose protein sequence is MPITSESSRTLSPSTPGREWWRSAVIYQVYPRSFADADGDGMGDLNGITSRLPALRALGVDAVWLSPFFTSPQNDAGYDVADYRDVDPSFGTLADFDTMLETAHGLGLRVIIDIVPNHSSSDHVWFQEALASAPGSPERARYLFRDGKGVNGDEAPNNWESIFGGPAWTRITEADGTPGQWYLHLFDKSQPDFDWENPWVREQFRGVLRFWLDRGVDGFRVDVAHGMIKEAGLPDYTPPANAGSMGGGAIATTTGGIVLEPQISAHAEGEPVTPPYFGQDGVHDIYRDWHTVLDEYEGDRVLCGEAWVEPMEKLANWVRPDEMQQTFNFGYLETPWDAVALRAVIDRSIAVFGSVGAPSTWVLSNHDVVRHATRLALTGDNPQGHGIGPKSTGIPDPAFALRRARAATALMLALPGSAYLYQGEELGLPEAIDLPDDARQDPTWFRTNGERYGRDGCRVPIPWEGTDPSYGFGPGPKSWLPQPATWAEYTRSSQEGVPGSTLTMYQEALAARREHDLAFGELQWSNAGEGALLFRSGAVTVAVNFGKAPLPLPEGTVILASGPLHDGMLPQDTTAWLI, encoded by the coding sequence ATCCCCATTACTTCCGAATCCTCCCGCACGCTCTCGCCCAGTACTCCCGGCCGTGAGTGGTGGCGCTCCGCCGTCATCTACCAGGTGTACCCGCGCTCCTTCGCGGACGCCGACGGCGACGGGATGGGCGACCTCAACGGCATCACCAGCCGCCTCCCCGCGCTCCGCGCCCTGGGCGTCGACGCTGTCTGGCTGTCGCCGTTCTTCACGTCGCCCCAGAACGACGCCGGCTACGACGTGGCCGACTACCGCGACGTCGACCCCAGCTTCGGTACGCTCGCCGACTTCGACACGATGCTGGAGACCGCGCACGGCCTCGGGCTGCGCGTCATCATCGACATCGTCCCCAACCACTCGTCGAGCGACCACGTCTGGTTTCAGGAGGCCCTCGCCTCGGCCCCCGGCAGCCCGGAGCGCGCCCGCTACCTGTTCCGCGACGGCAAAGGCGTGAACGGCGACGAGGCTCCCAACAACTGGGAGTCCATCTTCGGCGGCCCCGCCTGGACCCGCATCACCGAAGCCGACGGCACCCCCGGCCAGTGGTACCTCCACCTGTTCGACAAGTCGCAGCCCGACTTCGACTGGGAGAACCCCTGGGTGCGGGAGCAGTTCCGTGGCGTCCTGCGGTTCTGGCTGGATCGCGGCGTCGACGGCTTCCGCGTGGACGTCGCCCACGGCATGATCAAGGAGGCCGGCCTCCCCGACTACACCCCGCCCGCGAACGCCGGCAGCATGGGCGGCGGCGCGATCGCGACCACGACCGGCGGCATCGTGCTGGAGCCGCAGATCAGCGCGCACGCCGAGGGCGAGCCCGTCACGCCGCCGTACTTCGGACAGGACGGCGTCCATGACATCTACCGCGACTGGCACACGGTGCTCGACGAGTACGAGGGCGACCGCGTGCTCTGCGGCGAGGCCTGGGTGGAGCCCATGGAGAAGCTCGCCAACTGGGTCCGCCCCGACGAGATGCAGCAGACCTTCAACTTCGGCTACCTGGAGACGCCGTGGGACGCGGTCGCGCTCCGCGCGGTGATCGACCGTTCGATCGCGGTGTTCGGCAGCGTCGGCGCCCCGAGCACCTGGGTGCTCTCCAACCACGACGTCGTCCGGCACGCCACCCGGCTGGCCCTGACCGGCGACAACCCCCAAGGTCACGGCATCGGCCCGAAGTCCACCGGCATCCCTGACCCGGCCTTCGCCCTGCGCCGCGCCCGCGCCGCGACCGCCCTCATGCTCGCGCTCCCCGGCTCGGCGTACCTGTACCAGGGTGAGGAGCTCGGCCTCCCGGAGGCCATCGACCTCCCCGACGACGCCCGCCAGGACCCCACCTGGTTCCGGACGAACGGCGAGCGCTACGGCCGCGACGGCTGCCGCGTGCCGATCCCCTGGGAGGGAACCGACCCGTCCTACGGTTTCGGCCCGGGCCCGAAGAGCTGGCTGCCGCAGCCCGCGACCTGGGCGGAGTACACCCGCTCGTCGCAGGAGGGGGTGCCCGGCTCGACGCTGACCATGTACCAGGAGGCACTGGCAGCTCGCCGCGAGCACGACCTCGCGTTCGGCGAGCTGCAGTGGTCGAACGCCGGCGAGGGCGCGCTGCTGTTCCGCTCGGGCGCGGTCACCGTCGCCGTCAACTTCGGCAAGGCCCCGCTCCCCCTGCCCGAGGGCACCGTCATCCTGGCAAGCGGCCCGCTCCACGACGGCATGCTTCCCCAGGACACCACCGCCTGGCTCATCTGA
- a CDS encoding alpha/beta hydrolase: MVGPVEWRPDVLGAGFQQATLPLGHDAEGEVVATLVRYEPWPHLADLRPGRPADETDVLYVHGWSDYFFQTGLARFWHDQGARFFALDLRKYGRSLRPGQTPGFIDSLDTYDADIEAALRAMGHAEGERPHRRLILLGHSTGGLTLSLWADRHPGRASALILNSPWLEFQAHSAGRAMLAPLVDLQSRLEPKAAMPNVDLGFYTRSVSRTLDGEWDYDLTWRPVRGFAVHPAWLTAILAGHTRVAAGLAIDVPVLTLLSARSTLLPYWTTDMLSSDVVLLVQDIAVRALRLAPTVTIARIDGALHDVFLSQEQARVAAYGQVARWLRGALSGSSRTAGPRPGRRLSRGPLSPGGRPGSLS, from the coding sequence ATGGTCGGCCCAGTGGAGTGGCGCCCCGACGTCCTCGGCGCCGGGTTCCAGCAGGCGACGCTCCCGCTCGGCCACGACGCCGAGGGCGAGGTCGTCGCGACGCTCGTGCGCTACGAGCCGTGGCCGCACCTGGCCGACCTCCGGCCGGGCCGTCCCGCCGACGAGACCGACGTGCTGTACGTGCACGGCTGGTCGGACTACTTCTTCCAGACCGGGCTCGCGCGGTTCTGGCACGACCAGGGCGCGCGGTTCTTCGCGCTCGACCTGCGCAAGTACGGCCGCAGCCTCCGCCCCGGCCAGACTCCCGGGTTCATCGACTCGCTGGACACCTACGACGCCGACATCGAGGCGGCGCTCCGGGCGATGGGCCACGCGGAGGGCGAGCGCCCGCACCGCCGGCTGATCCTGCTCGGCCACTCGACGGGAGGCCTTACGCTGAGCCTGTGGGCGGACCGGCACCCCGGCCGGGCGTCGGCGCTCATCCTCAACAGCCCGTGGCTGGAGTTCCAGGCGCACTCGGCCGGCCGGGCGATGCTCGCGCCGCTGGTCGACCTCCAGTCCCGGCTGGAGCCGAAGGCCGCCATGCCGAACGTGGACCTCGGCTTCTACACGCGGTCGGTGTCTCGGACGCTGGACGGCGAGTGGGACTACGACCTGACCTGGCGTCCGGTGCGGGGGTTCGCGGTGCACCCCGCCTGGCTCACCGCCATCCTCGCCGGGCACACCCGCGTCGCGGCGGGACTCGCGATCGATGTCCCTGTGCTCACGCTGCTGTCGGCCCGCTCGACGCTGCTGCCGTACTGGACGACGGACATGCTGAGCTCGGACGTGGTGCTGCTGGTGCAGGACATCGCCGTGCGCGCACTGCGGCTCGCGCCGACCGTGACGATCGCGCGCATCGACGGCGCGCTGCACGACGTGTTCCTGTCGCAGGAGCAGGCGCGCGTGGCGGCCTACGGGCAGGTCGCCCGCTGGCTGCGGGGGGCGCTCAGCGGAAGTTCACGAACTGCAGGGCCACGTCCAGGTCGGCGCCTTTCAAGAGGGCCATTGTCGCCTGGAGGTCGTCCCGGCTCTTTGAGCTGA
- a CDS encoding pentapeptide repeat-containing protein, whose amino-acid sequence MSPALASERTLAADCASCSGLCCVALAFARSADFAFDKPAGEECVNLEDGFGCRIHPQLRERGFKGCTVFDCFGAGQLVTRHTFGGRSWRDDAGVRAEMFAVFPIVRQLHELLWYLREAIAMPAAASLHDALRASWGEVTAAADAAPALILELDVDELRAPAASLLREASRLTRDAARDAATHESRPASTPLRIKRSRLSPGADLLGADLRGADLRGAELRGALLIGADLRDADLTAAELIGADLRDARLDGAILDGAIYLTQPQVDAARGDDGTRLPAALHRPSHWRTASR is encoded by the coding sequence ATGTCCCCCGCCCTCGCCTCCGAGCGCACTCTCGCCGCCGACTGCGCCTCCTGCTCGGGGCTCTGCTGCGTCGCGCTCGCCTTCGCACGCTCCGCGGACTTCGCGTTCGACAAGCCGGCCGGCGAGGAGTGCGTGAACCTGGAGGACGGCTTCGGCTGCCGCATCCACCCGCAGCTCCGCGAACGCGGCTTCAAGGGCTGCACGGTGTTCGACTGCTTCGGCGCCGGCCAGCTCGTCACGAGGCACACCTTCGGCGGCAGGTCGTGGCGCGACGACGCGGGCGTCCGCGCCGAGATGTTCGCGGTGTTTCCGATCGTCCGCCAGCTCCACGAGCTGCTCTGGTACCTCCGCGAGGCCATCGCGATGCCGGCCGCGGCGTCCCTCCACGACGCGTTGCGCGCATCCTGGGGCGAGGTCACGGCGGCGGCCGATGCGGCCCCCGCGCTCATCCTGGAGCTCGACGTCGACGAGCTCCGCGCCCCCGCGGCGTCCCTGCTCCGGGAGGCCTCCCGGCTGACCCGCGACGCGGCGCGCGACGCCGCGACCCACGAGTCCCGCCCCGCCTCCACCCCGCTCCGCATCAAGCGCTCACGCCTCTCCCCCGGAGCCGACCTCCTCGGAGCGGACCTGCGCGGCGCGGACCTCCGCGGCGCCGAACTGCGTGGCGCCCTCCTGATCGGCGCCGACCTCCGCGACGCCGACCTGACCGCCGCCGAGCTCATCGGCGCCGACCTCCGCGATGCGCGGCTCGACGGCGCCATCCTCGACGGCGCCATCTACCTCACGCAGCCCCAGGTGGACGCGGCACGAGGGGATGACGGCACCCGCCTGCCCGCCGCCCTCCACCGCCCGTCGCACTGGCGCACCGCGTCGCGCTGA